In a genomic window of Gossypium arboreum isolate Shixiya-1 chromosome 9, ASM2569848v2, whole genome shotgun sequence:
- the LOC108462049 gene encoding UDP-glycosyltransferase 73C4-like, whose protein sequence is MALKSTKPHFVLIPFMCQGHLLPLIDIGRLLADRNVIVTIITTPQNAARFSAGVNRDIGSKLSISVRELRFPAAEAGLPDGCETVDNLPSMDLMSNFHSAMSMLQVPLEKLLRELKPCPNCIIHDKHFTWMGEIASKLQIPRILFDGKSCFTHLCSHNISTSKVHECVSEGEPFAVPGLPDQIEFTIGQLPGNLNPRSNMKELSKKIIAAEEGAYGSIVNSFEELEAEYAKSYQKIKEHKVWCVGPASLCNKDNIDKAKRGNEALTDENQCLKWLDSWPASSVIYVCFGSLNRLTPPQLMELGLALEASNKPFIWVIRGGYKREEMEKWLAEDGFEERVKGRGLLIRGWAPQLLILSHPSVGGFLTHCGWNSTLEGISCGVPMITWPLFAEQFFNEKHLVQVLKVGVRVGVEFVVHMGEEDKYGVLVKSEDIKKAVESLMDEGKEGEERRERARNLAEMAKKAVEEGGSSYLNIALLIEDIKQQETIAGPDVA, encoded by the coding sequence ATGGCCTTGAAGTCTACCAAACCTCATTTCGTATTGATACCCTTTATGTGCCAAGGGCACCTTCTTCCCTTGATAGACATAGGCAGGCTATTGGCTGACCGTAATGTAATCGTTACTATAATTACCACACCTCAGAATGCTGCTCGTTTTAGTGCAGGTGTCAATCGCGACATTGGATCCAAGCTATCCATCTCAGTTCGTGAACTTCGATTCCCGGCTGCAGAAGCCGGTTTGCCAGATGGGTGTGAAACAGTCGACAATCTCCCTTCCATGGACCTCATGAGCAACTTCCATTCTGCAATGAGCATGCTGCAGGTGCCACTGGAGAAGCTATTACGTGAGCTAAAGCCTTGTCCAAACTGCATAATACATGATAAGCACTTCACTTGGATGGGTGAAATCGCCTCCAAGCTTCAGATTCCAAGGATTTTATTTGATGGAAAAAGCTGTTTCACTCACTTGTGCAGTCATAACATAAGCACTTCCAAGGTCCATGAATGTGTCTCCGAAGGAGAGCCTTTTGCTGTGCCGGGACTGCCCGATCAAATCGAATTCACTATAGGGCAGTTACCTGGAAACCTCAATCCAAGATCAAACATGAAAGAGCTTAGTAAGAAGATAATAGCAGCTGAAGAAGGAGCTTACGGATCAATAGTAAACAGCTTCGAGGAGTTGGAAGCCGAATATGCGAAATCATATCAAAAGATCAAAGAACATAAAGTGTGGTGCGTAGGTCCTGCGTCATTATGCAACAAGGATAACATTGATAAAGCTAAAAGAGGTAACGAGGCTCTAACAGATGAAAACCAATGCTTGAAATGGCTTGATTCCTGGCCTGCAAGCTCAGTAATCTATGTTTGCTTTGGAAGCCTCAACCGTTTAACACCTCCTCAGTTAATGGAACTGGGTTTAGCCTTGGAAGCATCAAATAAACCCTTCATTTGGGTTATTAGAGGAGGATATAAAAGAGAAGAAATGGAAAAATGGTTAGCCGAAGATGGATTCGAAGAAAGGGTAAAAGGAAGAGGCCTTTTGATAAGAGGATGGGCACCGCAACTGTTAATTTTATCACACCCCTCCGTTGGAGGATTTTTGACACACTGTGGGTGGAATTCCACACTTGAAGGAATCAGTTGTGGGGTGCCAATGATAACATGGCCCTTGTTTGCCGAGCAGTTCTTTAACGAGAAGCACCTTGTGCAAGTACTGAAAGTTGGTGTTAGAGTTGGGGTGGAATTTGTGGTGCATATGGGGGAGGAAGATAAATATGGGGTGCTGGTGAAGAGTGAAGATATTAAAAAAGCTGTTGAGAGTTTAATGGATGAAGGAAAGGAAGGAGAAGAGAGAAGGGAAAGGGCAAGAAACCTAGCTGAGATGGCGAAGAAAGCTGTTGAAGAAGGAGGCTCTTCTTATCTTAACATTGCACTACTGATTGAAGATATCAAGCAACAGGAAACCATAGCTGGTCCAGATGTAGCATGA